A DNA window from Linepithema humile isolate Giens D197 chromosome 6, Lhum_UNIL_v1.0, whole genome shotgun sequence contains the following coding sequences:
- the LOC137000362 gene encoding uncharacterized protein yields MFYLFKVWSANRKQKISLVINQSDTMLSELIAKSNSKLDINGSTLVMEKDGTNIDDNDVLKFCSGETFMLLQAEEFWLPQNETELHNMASCDTLSVDSMSTFSSSSSTRHLSSPKTVSHNVQLNNDDVWTSFRIPWHNLEFTVLKELEAGNRNKYIIHAVVNRIVSEMRNVQEFIPSKAFKITAKKVIEKYPQTFKDMDKEGKSFGDGSYTLYLKLRDRNCYLNRPHMKRSLSRSLNIPLKKQRKVLFAKAGCSNWQPDNYVESETENTIEEKTEFLREVTFQDALENNPETQKKIYSYLEITFPAQRLFLNDVHKSPTIKDIKNSWPILL; encoded by the coding sequence atgttttatttgttcaaaGTTTGGTCGGctaatagaaaacaaaaaatctcaTTAGTAATCAATCAATCTGATACTATGTTATCTGAACTTATTGCAAAAAGTAACAGCAAGCTTGATATTAACGGTTCAACTCTTGTTATGGAAAAAGATGGTACAAATATTGACGATAATGATGTTTTAAAGTTTTGTTCTGGCGAAACTTTTATGTTATTGCAAGCAGAAGAATTTTGGTTACCTCAAAATGAAACAGAATTACACAATATGGCATCCTGCGATACCCTAAGTGTAGATTCCATGTCTACTTTTTCATCCTCATCAAGTACACGACATCTTTCATCGCCAAAAACTGTATCACATAATGTACAATTGAATAATGATGACGTTTGGACAAGCTTTCGTATACCTTGGCACAATTTGGAATTTACAGTGCTTAAAGAATTAGAAGCAGGAAATcgcaacaaatatataatacatgctGTTGTAAATCGTATAGTATCCGAGATGAGGAATGTGCAAGAATTCATTCCATCCAAGGCATTCAAAATAACAGCTAAAAAGGTCATCGAAAAGTATCCTCAAACATTCAAGGATATGGATAAAGAAGGTAAAAGTTTTGGAGATGGAAGTTATACATTATACTTAAAACTTCGTGATAGAAATTGCTATCTTAATAGACCACACATGAAAAGATCTTTAAGCCGTAGTTTAAACAtaccattaaaaaaacaacgaaaagttttatttgctaaaGCTGGATGCAGCAATTGGCAGCCTGACAATTATGTTGAATCAGAAACAGAAAATACTATAGAAgaaaaaactgaatttttaCGAGAAGTAACCTTTCAAGATGCTCTAGAAAATAATCCTGAGActcaaaagaaaatttattcatatctTGAAATAACATTTCCTGCACAAAGATTGTTTCTTAATGACGTCCATAAATCACCTacgataaaagatattaaaaattcatggCCAAtacttctataa